A stretch of the Psychroserpens sp. Hel_I_66 genome encodes the following:
- a CDS encoding sensor histidine kinase yields the protein MKSILKRNNWLILKIVVFITILVPIGITAYEFVVLGNDSVVFLGDYPSSVGIIIAIYYAILLVIGLIWLVMQLKSVLNLKNETKKNELLHLQSQVNPHFFFNMLNNLYGMVDKDVEKSKALILKLSDLMRYSIYEGEKNTVSLAEEVIYLKNYIALHKMRYHKEIDIQFKTDIVDKNIKIMPLLLIILVENAFKHGVENLRENAYVHINLITNLKNLTFEVENNFDEKEIPTEIGIGLKNLKRRLELAYPKKHKLNIINVNSVYKAQLELQL from the coding sequence ATGAAATCAATTTTAAAAAGAAACAACTGGCTTATCCTTAAAATAGTTGTTTTTATAACCATACTAGTTCCAATAGGTATTACAGCATATGAATTTGTGGTACTTGGAAATGATTCAGTAGTCTTTCTTGGGGATTACCCTTCATCTGTAGGAATTATTATTGCAATTTATTACGCTATTTTACTTGTTATTGGTTTAATCTGGCTCGTTATGCAATTAAAGTCTGTTTTAAACTTAAAAAACGAAACAAAAAAAAATGAGTTGCTCCATTTACAAAGTCAGGTGAATCCGCATTTCTTTTTCAACATGCTCAACAATTTATATGGAATGGTTGATAAAGACGTTGAAAAATCCAAAGCTCTTATTTTAAAATTATCTGATTTAATGCGTTACAGTATTTACGAAGGCGAAAAAAATACTGTTTCTTTAGCAGAAGAAGTTATTTATTTAAAGAATTATATTGCCTTGCATAAAATGAGGTATCATAAGGAAATCGATATTCAATTTAAAACAGATATAGTAGACAAAAACATAAAAATAATGCCTCTATTATTAATTATCTTGGTAGAAAATGCCTTTAAACATGGCGTTGAGAATTTAAGAGAAAATGCTTATGTTCATATCAACTTAATCACTAACCTAAAAAATTTAACTTTTGAAGTTGAGAATAATTTTGATGAAAAAGAAATACCAACAGAAATTGGCATAGGACTAAAAAATTTAAAAAGAAGATTAGAGTTAGCGTATCCTAAAAAGCATAAGTTGAATATTATTAATGTTAATTCTGTATATAAAGCTCAATTAGAATTGCAATTATGA
- a CDS encoding LytR/AlgR family response regulator transcription factor yields MITYLIIDDEHIAHDIIEGYCDLLPNMKLLKRCYDALDALEYLRCNKVDLIFLDLNMPKLKGFEFLRTLPNPPNVIVTTAYSEHALEGYELNVIDYLLKPFSFDRFLKAINKTINLKNDSNKSGSFQTTEEQHIFLYSDKKHVQVKLNDILFVEAAGNYCKVVLFENQILIREKISDVLEMLSPKIFLQVHKSYIVAKEHINSIEGNRIQIKDHQIPIGKFYKINVLDFLKL; encoded by the coding sequence ATGATTACATATTTAATTATTGATGATGAACATATTGCTCACGATATTATAGAAGGATATTGTGATTTATTACCCAATATGAAATTGTTGAAGCGTTGTTATGATGCTCTAGATGCCCTGGAGTATTTAAGATGTAATAAAGTAGATTTAATTTTTTTAGATTTAAACATGCCTAAATTAAAAGGATTTGAGTTTTTAAGAACGCTTCCAAATCCACCAAATGTAATTGTAACAACAGCCTATAGTGAGCATGCTTTAGAAGGTTATGAACTAAATGTTATAGATTATTTATTGAAACCATTTAGTTTTGATAGGTTTTTAAAAGCCATTAATAAAACTATTAATTTAAAAAATGATTCAAACAAATCAGGATCATTTCAAACTACAGAAGAACAACATATTTTTTTATACAGTGATAAAAAGCACGTTCAAGTAAAATTAAATGATATTTTATTTGTTGAAGCTGCCGGAAACTATTGCAAAGTTGTTTTATTCGAAAATCAAATACTCATTCGAGAAAAAATATCTGATGTTTTGGAAATGCTTTCTCCTAAAATATTTTTGCAAGTCCATAAATCTTATATTGTTGCTAAAGAACATATTAATAGTATTGAAGGTAATAGGATCCAAATTAAAGACCATCAAATTCCTATAGGTAAGTTTTATAAAATTAATGTTCTTGATTTCTTGAAATTGTAG